In Arcobacter ellisii, a genomic segment contains:
- a CDS encoding outer membrane protein, whose protein sequence is MKKLTKLAIVTSALALNLSAQNVTDYHIGVSSAKVLEKDFTEVNVGYGVNWYTQSDIYVGIVIEFAYGNVDLEDGKSADVFSSNADLKLGYSMFDNNLALYAIGSGALQSVDTMNGAGFGYGAGVDYRFTKNFAMNLEYKTYDMTSDKMPNYTYEKINTNFKYTF, encoded by the coding sequence ATGAAAAAATTAACAAAATTGGCAATAGTAACTTCTGCTTTAGCTTTAAATTTATCTGCTCAAAATGTGACAGATTATCATATTGGGGTTTCAAGTGCAAAAGTCTTAGAAAAAGATTTTACGGAAGTAAATGTTGGATATGGAGTAAATTGGTACACACAAAGTGATATTTATGTGGGAATAGTTATTGAGTTTGCTTATGGAAATGTAGATTTAGAAGACGGTAAAAGTGCAGATGTTTTTAGTTCAAATGCAGATTTAAAACTAGGTTATTCAATGTTTGATAACAATCTTGCTTTATATGCTATTGGTTCAGGAGCTTTACAATCTGTTGATACTATGAATGGAGCAGGTTTTGGTTATGGAGCAGGGGTTGATTATAGATTTACAAAAAACTTTGCAATGAATCTTGAGTATAAAACTTATGATATGACATCAGACAAAATGCCTAATTATACATATGAAAAAATCAATACAAATTTTAAATATACATTTTAA
- a CDS encoding methyl-accepting chemotaxis protein has translation MEQNFAIISFKPDGTILHANDNFLNALGYKLSEVVGNHHRMFCNKTYTNTKEYSEFWNNLANGISLIDEFERFRKDGSSIWIQASYTPVRNKNGTVTRVVKFAQDITDSKKVIEAVKKAIDLAKAGILKQTIKETTQNQGIEELKNGVNELFEIVSNKVDGNLNKISDALSSYQKLDFRHRISGNDLGEVAIGLNNLANVVNEMLVENKTNGLTLDESSNILLANVDKLNISSNEAAASLEETAAALEQITSNIRNNTENIQKMASYSNSVTKSANDGEKLANQTTVAMEEINIQVNSINEAITVIDQIAFQTNILSLNAAVEAATAGEAGKGFAVVAQEVRNLASRSAEAAKEIKTIVENATKKANDGKEIASHMIEGYIELNQNITNTINLIQDIQMSSKEQLMGIEQINDAVNSLDQQTQQNAMIASQTHDVAVLTDEIAKLVVSNANDKEFIGKDEVKAKNINTNKKGRF, from the coding sequence ATGGAACAAAACTTTGCAATTATTTCATTTAAACCAGATGGCACAATACTACATGCAAATGACAATTTTTTAAATGCTTTAGGTTATAAATTAAGTGAAGTTGTTGGTAATCATCACAGAATGTTTTGTAATAAAACATATACAAATACAAAAGAGTATTCTGAGTTTTGGAACAATTTAGCAAATGGAATATCTCTGATAGATGAGTTTGAAAGATTTAGAAAAGATGGAAGTTCTATTTGGATTCAAGCTTCATATACTCCTGTAAGAAATAAAAATGGAACAGTAACTCGTGTTGTTAAATTTGCACAAGATATAACTGATTCTAAAAAAGTGATAGAGGCTGTAAAAAAAGCAATTGATTTAGCAAAAGCAGGTATTTTAAAACAAACTATAAAAGAAACAACTCAAAATCAAGGAATTGAAGAACTTAAAAATGGTGTAAATGAGTTATTTGAGATTGTATCTAATAAAGTAGATGGTAACTTAAATAAAATATCAGATGCTTTATCATCTTATCAAAAATTAGATTTTAGACATAGAATAAGTGGAAATGATTTAGGAGAAGTAGCAATTGGTCTAAATAATCTTGCAAATGTTGTAAATGAAATGTTAGTAGAAAATAAAACAAATGGATTAACATTAGATGAAAGTTCAAATATTTTATTAGCAAATGTTGATAAATTAAATATTAGTTCAAATGAAGCAGCAGCAAGCCTTGAAGAAACAGCAGCAGCGCTTGAACAAATCACTTCAAATATTAGAAACAATACTGAAAATATTCAAAAAATGGCAAGTTATTCAAATAGTGTAACAAAATCAGCAAATGATGGAGAAAAATTAGCAAATCAAACAACTGTTGCAATGGAAGAGATAAATATACAAGTTAATTCTATAAATGAAGCAATTACTGTAATTGACCAAATAGCATTCCAAACAAATATTCTAAGTCTAAATGCAGCAGTTGAAGCAGCAACTGCTGGAGAAGCTGGAAAAGGATTTGCCGTTGTTGCTCAAGAGGTAAGAAATCTAGCTTCACGAAGTGCAGAAGCAGCTAAAGAGATAAAAACTATAGTAGAAAATGCAACTAAAAAAGCAAATGATGGAAAAGAGATAGCAAGTCATATGATAGAGGGTTATATAGAGTTAAATCAAAATATCACAAATACAATAAATTTAATTCAAGATATACAAATGTCAAGTAAAGAACAATTAATGGGAATAGAACAAATCAATGATGCAGTAAATAGCCTTGACCAACAAACACAACAAAATGCAATGATAGCTAGTCAAACTCATGATGTAGCAGTATTAACTGATGAAATAGCAAAATTAGTTGTAAGTAATGCAAATGATAAAGAATTTATTGGGAAAGATGAAGTTAAAGCTAAAAATATAAATACAAACAAAAAGGGAAGATTCTAA
- a CDS encoding helix-turn-helix transcriptional regulator, translating into MKHDYDKTVTRLITILSKFSQNEIVNPKELAQEFNVSVRTIQKDLKDKLMPNFPIYMYKKGEYRLSEGASITKSHLTNDEMIILSLALSKFKDVSDFDITTDNLLKKLLKPNLNNPYFMKYDDIEDLDIDSKIVQTIEDAIEYSNIIEVNTKNSSKIVEAYKMTNYGGIWYLFARDTKDNKIKTFMISKIKSVNLTSKKYNFPKHAIEQMLDKAHSPYYQDGNTYDVKVKVYSEIAHFFEQKEFLQSQEIEKKLEDGSLIINFEISHDEDIDNIIKAWLPHIEIIEPLRFREKLKNELKEYLEKIQF; encoded by the coding sequence ATGAAACATGATTATGATAAAACTGTTACAAGATTAATTACAATTCTTTCAAAATTTTCTCAAAATGAGATTGTAAATCCAAAAGAATTAGCCCAAGAGTTTAATGTTAGTGTTAGAACTATTCAAAAAGATTTAAAAGATAAACTTATGCCAAACTTTCCAATTTATATGTATAAAAAAGGTGAATATAGATTAAGTGAAGGTGCTTCTATCACTAAATCCCATTTAACAAATGATGAAATGATAATTTTATCTTTAGCTCTTTCAAAATTTAAAGATGTAAGTGATTTTGATATAACAACAGACAATCTTTTAAAAAAACTTTTAAAACCTAACTTAAACAATCCATACTTTATGAAATATGATGATATTGAAGATTTAGATATTGATTCAAAAATAGTTCAAACAATAGAAGATGCAATAGAGTATTCAAATATTATTGAAGTAAATACAAAAAATAGTTCTAAAATAGTTGAAGCCTATAAGATGACAAACTATGGAGGAATATGGTACTTATTTGCACGAGATACAAAAGATAATAAAATCAAAACATTTATGATTTCAAAAATAAAATCTGTTAATTTAACTTCAAAAAAATATAATTTTCCTAAACATGCAATTGAACAAATGCTTGACAAAGCACATTCGCCATATTATCAAGATGGAAATACTTATGATGTAAAAGTAAAAGTTTATAGTGAAATTGCCCATTTCTTTGAACAAAAAGAGTTTCTACAATCTCAAGAAATAGAAAAAAAACTAGAAGATGGAAGTTTAATAATCAATTTTGAAATAAGTCATGATGAAGATATAGATAATATTATCAAAGCTTGGTTACCACATATAGAGATAATAGAACCACTAAGATTTAGAGAGAAATTAAAAAATGAATTAAAAGAATATTTAGAAAAAATTCAATTCTAA
- a CDS encoding PAS domain-containing protein, producing the protein MANEKETILDKNAFLVSETDLKGIIRFANEDFCKVAEYSLDELLGKPHSMVRHKDMPKKAFKSLWDTVQKGEVWTGYVKNATKNGGYYWVFATVYPFESCDGTRGYLSCRKRATPEEIKKAEILYEKWNKEN; encoded by the coding sequence ATGGCAAATGAAAAAGAGACAATTTTAGATAAAAATGCTTTTTTAGTAAGTGAAACTGATTTAAAAGGTATTATAAGATTTGCAAATGAAGATTTTTGTAAAGTTGCTGAATATTCTTTGGATGAATTATTAGGAAAACCTCATAGCATGGTAAGACATAAAGATATGCCTAAAAAAGCTTTTAAATCTTTGTGGGATACTGTACAAAAAGGTGAAGTATGGACAGGTTATGTAAAAAATGCAACTAAAAATGGTGGATATTATTGGGTTTTTGCAACAGTTTATCCATTTGAAAGTTGTGATGGAACAAGAGGATATCTATCTTGTAGAAAAAGAGCTACACCTGAAGAGATAAAAAAAGCTGAAATTCTTTATGAAAAATGGAATAAAGAAAATTAA
- a CDS encoding response regulator, with product MNNINCFNKFNFIASDYNILIIEDSTSMIKIINTIFQKNGFNTFLSSTIKEAKDIISKNKIDYIILDINLPDGHGYEIIKELSSSVKIIVLTTQTDLQLKEVSYQKGVIDFINKDKNFLYKISEIPNLIKQFEKNKSKTILIVEDSFVVREQLKDILENRNYKILEAKDVKEAVDIINFNKIDLMLLDLELEKSNGYDFLIKNRTLILEKLNIKVVIITGNISSNLIRDSFRLGVKEIIRKPFVIEELILKTDIFINDKDIEDEMICKTQLLNQYKDTVDRSSIVSKANEKGIITYVNEAFCKISGYTQEELLGKPHNIVRHPDMDSLVFKEMWHTIKDLKIPWTGIVKNRKKDGSSYWVQTIINPILDENGNILEFIGIRTDITEIEKTKEYFKDQYDISQNNFQEVMNLSKLYENAIERSNIILRVDTNKIITYANEQFYKISGFTKEELVGKHYDFINRVIFNDDSFMEKMWQAIENKEIWKGQISNIFKDNKIHHFLATVVPIINTQGKIIEYLSIRKEITEVIKLHEEIEDTQREIIYKMGEIGESRSNETGNHVKRVAHYSKLLATLYGLDEKECDILFTASPMHDIGKVGVPDSILNKPGKLTEDEWKIMKKHTVIGHKILKNSKREILKAAAIVAMEHHEKWDGSGYPRGLKEEKIHIYGRITAIADVFDALGSNRCYKKAWEKEEIFKLFKEEKAKHFDPKLIDLFFENIDKFKEIRDRYKD from the coding sequence ATGAATAATATAAATTGTTTTAATAAATTTAATTTTATAGCTAGCGATTACAATATCTTAATCATTGAAGACTCTACTTCAATGATTAAAATCATAAATACTATTTTTCAAAAAAATGGATTTAATACATTTTTGAGCTCTACAATAAAAGAGGCTAAAGATATAATTAGCAAAAATAAAATTGACTATATAATTTTAGATATAAATCTTCCTGATGGACATGGATACGAAATAATAAAAGAGTTATCTAGTTCAGTTAAAATCATCGTTTTAACAACTCAAACTGATTTACAATTAAAAGAGGTTTCTTATCAAAAAGGTGTAATTGATTTTATAAATAAAGATAAAAACTTTTTATATAAAATTTCTGAAATACCAAATCTAATAAAACAATTTGAAAAAAATAAATCAAAAACAATTTTGATTGTTGAAGACTCTTTTGTTGTAAGAGAACAACTAAAAGATATTTTAGAAAATAGAAACTACAAAATCTTAGAAGCAAAAGATGTAAAAGAGGCTGTTGATATTATTAATTTTAATAAAATTGATTTAATGTTATTGGACTTAGAACTAGAAAAATCAAATGGTTATGATTTTTTAATAAAAAATAGAACTCTAATTCTTGAGAAATTAAATATCAAAGTAGTAATTATTACAGGAAATATTTCCTCAAATCTTATTAGAGACTCTTTTAGATTAGGTGTAAAAGAGATTATAAGAAAACCATTTGTTATAGAAGAACTGATTTTAAAAACTGATATTTTTATAAATGATAAAGATATTGAAGATGAAATGATTTGTAAAACTCAGTTGCTAAATCAATATAAAGATACAGTTGATAGAAGTTCAATTGTTTCAAAAGCAAATGAAAAGGGAATAATAACTTATGTAAATGAAGCTTTTTGTAAGATTTCAGGATATACACAAGAAGAACTTTTAGGAAAACCACATAATATTGTAAGACATCCTGATATGGATTCTTTAGTGTTTAAAGAGATGTGGCATACTATCAAAGATTTAAAAATTCCTTGGACTGGAATTGTAAAAAATAGAAAAAAAGATGGAAGTAGTTATTGGGTTCAAACAATTATAAATCCTATTTTAGATGAAAATGGAAACATCTTAGAATTTATTGGAATAAGAACTGATATAACTGAAATTGAAAAAACAAAAGAGTATTTTAAAGACCAATATGATATCTCTCAAAATAATTTCCAAGAAGTAATGAATCTTTCAAAACTTTATGAAAATGCAATTGAAAGAAGTAATATTATTTTAAGGGTAGATACAAATAAAATCATTACCTATGCAAATGAACAATTTTATAAAATAAGTGGTTTTACAAAAGAAGAATTAGTGGGGAAACACTATGATTTTATAAATAGAGTAATCTTTAATGATGATTCTTTTATGGAAAAAATGTGGCAAGCTATTGAAAATAAAGAGATTTGGAAAGGACAAATAAGTAATATTTTTAAAGATAATAAAATCCATCATTTTTTAGCAACTGTTGTTCCAATTATTAATACCCAAGGTAAAATAATTGAATATTTAAGTATTAGAAAAGAGATAACAGAAGTTATAAAATTACATGAAGAGATAGAAGATACTCAAAGAGAAATTATTTATAAAATGGGTGAAATTGGTGAGAGTAGAAGTAATGAAACTGGAAATCACGTAAAAAGAGTAGCCCATTATTCAAAACTTTTAGCAACTTTATATGGCTTAGATGAAAAAGAGTGTGATATTTTATTTACAGCAAGTCCAATGCATGATATTGGGAAAGTTGGTGTTCCTGATTCTATTTTAAATAAACCTGGCAAACTAACAGAAGATGAATGGAAAATTATGAAAAAACACACTGTTATTGGTCATAAAATATTAAAAAATTCAAAAAGAGAAATATTAAAAGCAGCTGCAATAGTAGCCATGGAACATCATGAAAAATGGGATGGAAGTGGTTATCCAAGAGGTTTAAAAGAAGAAAAGATTCATATTTATGGAAGAATTACTGCAATTGCTGATGTATTTGATGCACTTGGAAGTAATAGATGTTATAAAAAAGCTTGGGAAAAAGAAGAGATTTTTAAACTTTTTAAAGAAGAAAAAGCTAAACATTTTGACCCAAAATTGATTGATTTATTCTTTGAAAATATAGATAAATTTAAAGAAATTAGAGATAGATATAAAGATTAA